Proteins from a genomic interval of Rhodothermales bacterium:
- a CDS encoding dipeptidase, translating to MNPSCRVQSLALLALALVLTSCSGSENPESEDALVERARGIHERVITLDTHDDINVRNFTEERNYTMDLETQVTLPKMREGGLDVAWFIVYTGQGELSEEGYAAAYENAISKFDAIHWLAEEKAPEQIELAYTSDDVRRIAGEGKLVAMIGVENAYPVGTDLSRIEEFQERGARYMSLAHNGHSQLSDSNTGERDDVWLHNGLSDLGREAVAEMNRVGIMIDLSHPSKEANMETMRLSVAPVMASHSSARALSGVSRNMDDEQLMALKENGGVIHTVAFRSYVDSEKDRLYRLAADSVRAVVAEEMGIELIVERRALFTMPAADREAYMARVAPVMEAAEERMESVDAAPVDVSDFVDHIDYLVETIGVDHVGISSDFDGGGGVKGWNDASETFNVTLELVRRGYTEEEIGKLWSGNLLRVLDEVQAVAAELQGA from the coding sequence ATGAACCCCTCTTGTCGCGTTCAGTCGCTGGCGCTGCTGGCGCTTGCTCTCGTACTGACCTCCTGCTCCGGATCCGAAAACCCAGAATCTGAAGACGCGCTGGTCGAGCGTGCCCGCGGCATTCACGAGCGTGTCATCACGCTCGACACGCACGACGACATCAACGTGCGCAACTTCACCGAGGAGCGCAACTACACGATGGACCTGGAGACCCAGGTAACCCTGCCCAAGATGCGAGAGGGTGGACTGGACGTGGCGTGGTTCATCGTCTATACGGGCCAGGGAGAGCTCTCGGAGGAGGGCTACGCGGCCGCGTATGAGAACGCGATCTCGAAATTCGACGCCATCCATTGGCTGGCCGAGGAGAAAGCTCCGGAGCAGATTGAACTTGCGTACACCAGCGATGACGTTCGACGCATCGCCGGAGAAGGCAAGCTGGTGGCCATGATCGGGGTCGAGAATGCCTATCCGGTGGGCACGGACCTGAGCCGCATCGAAGAATTCCAGGAGCGTGGTGCCCGGTACATGTCCCTGGCTCACAACGGACACAGTCAGCTTTCCGACTCAAACACCGGAGAGCGCGACGACGTCTGGTTGCACAACGGCCTGAGCGATCTCGGCCGCGAAGCGGTTGCCGAGATGAACCGGGTCGGCATCATGATCGACCTGTCTCACCCCTCGAAGGAAGCGAACATGGAGACCATGCGTCTGTCCGTCGCTCCCGTGATGGCTTCGCACTCATCGGCCAGAGCACTCAGCGGAGTGAGCAGGAATATGGACGATGAGCAGCTGATGGCCCTCAAGGAGAATGGAGGTGTCATTCACACCGTTGCATTTCGCAGCTATGTGGACTCCGAGAAGGACCGGCTGTATCGACTGGCAGCAGACTCCGTGCGCGCGGTCGTCGCAGAGGAGATGGGCATCGAGCTGATTGTCGAACGGCGAGCGCTGTTCACGATGCCTGCGGCGGACCGGGAGGCGTATATGGCTCGCGTCGCGCCGGTGATGGAGGCGGCGGAGGAGCGTATGGAGAGCGTCGATGCCGCGCCGGTCGATGTGTCCGACTTCGTGGACCACATTGACTATCTGGTCGAAACCATCGGCGTCGACCATGTGGGCATCTCCTCCGACTTCGATGGGGGTGGCGGCGTCAAGGGATGGAACGACGCGTCCGAGACGTTCAACGTCACGCTCGAACTCGTGCGCCGGGGCTATACCGAGGAGGAGATCGGGAAACTCTGGAGTGGCAATCTGCTGCGGGTGCTGGATGAAGTTCAGGCGGTGGCCGCCGAGTTGCAGGGCGCTTAG
- a CDS encoding cation:proton antiporter, translating into MMLAVGLPFLNEMVALFIAAVAIAYLCYRLRLVPIVGFLIAGVVIGPSALGLVANQELVDILAEVGVILLLFTIGMEFSLEALSRLRRAILVAGGLQVTVTIAVVAGILAALGVGWNAAIFTGCLVALSSTAIVLGLLSERDETDTPGGRISLAVLIFQDLAIVVMVLLVPILAGQGGGPSEVAIVLGKALLLIGAVLLLARRVVPWMLEHIAHTRRQEMFLLAVVAICFGTTALSAVAGVSLALGAFLAGLVVSESRYRDHALSEILPLRTVFNAVFFASVGMLLDLRFLMEHPFLVLAAAGAVILLKMLITAGSVLALGYPTRIAVIVGVALAQVGEFSFVLERAGREVGLTPAGMGDTGAQTFIAATVLLMLLTPFQVGAAPGIARRLTSDPDGRGEAADEQDRHEDHVVVVGYGHAGRRIVKVLAERRIPYVVVEMNPESVREMEAEGIPVIFGDASRPHILEIAEIEKAKLCVLVTNEPKLSAPIIRQARYMNPTLQIISRTRYLSDMESLQAAGADIVVPEEMETTVRIFSHVLSAYMIPAEEIDRQIRMLRADDYGVMRGSIQEAHLMVLQGLDEEGMHTRAVAVRGGAPAVGLTLMELALRQRYGVTVLAVRRAGRTIANPAGIFAIDEGDRLVMVGTAEQFLECAELFREPVDA; encoded by the coding sequence ATGATGCTGGCGGTCGGCCTTCCGTTTCTGAACGAGATGGTGGCGCTGTTCATCGCCGCCGTTGCCATCGCGTACCTCTGCTACCGGCTGCGGCTGGTGCCGATCGTCGGGTTCCTGATAGCCGGCGTGGTCATCGGGCCCAGTGCGCTTGGACTGGTTGCCAATCAGGAGTTGGTGGATATCCTGGCAGAAGTCGGGGTGATTCTGCTGCTGTTCACCATCGGCATGGAGTTCAGTCTGGAGGCTTTGAGCCGACTTCGGCGTGCCATCCTGGTGGCCGGCGGCCTGCAGGTTACGGTTACCATCGCGGTGGTTGCCGGGATTCTGGCGGCGCTCGGAGTGGGCTGGAATGCGGCCATCTTCACAGGCTGTCTCGTTGCGCTGAGCTCGACCGCGATTGTGCTGGGGCTGCTCAGCGAGCGTGACGAGACCGACACACCGGGAGGACGCATCTCCCTGGCGGTGCTGATCTTCCAGGACCTCGCTATCGTGGTCATGGTGCTGCTTGTCCCGATTCTTGCGGGCCAGGGCGGAGGGCCGAGTGAAGTCGCCATTGTGCTCGGCAAGGCGCTGCTGCTCATCGGCGCTGTGCTGCTGCTGGCCAGACGGGTGGTTCCGTGGATGCTGGAACACATCGCTCATACCCGGCGCCAGGAGATGTTTCTGCTCGCCGTGGTGGCTATCTGTTTCGGGACCACGGCGCTGTCGGCCGTGGCCGGCGTCAGCCTTGCTCTGGGGGCGTTTCTGGCAGGGCTGGTGGTGAGCGAAAGCCGCTATCGGGACCATGCGCTGAGTGAGATACTGCCTCTGCGCACCGTGTTCAATGCGGTGTTCTTTGCGTCGGTCGGCATGCTGCTCGACCTGAGATTCCTCATGGAGCATCCGTTCCTGGTGTTGGCCGCCGCCGGGGCCGTCATTCTGCTGAAGATGCTCATCACCGCCGGCAGCGTGCTGGCGCTGGGTTATCCGACTCGAATTGCCGTGATTGTAGGGGTCGCGCTGGCGCAGGTTGGCGAGTTTTCCTTTGTGCTCGAGCGCGCCGGACGGGAGGTTGGCCTTACACCCGCGGGCATGGGTGACACGGGTGCGCAGACCTTCATTGCAGCCACGGTGCTGCTCATGTTGTTGACGCCCTTCCAGGTCGGGGCGGCTCCGGGAATCGCAAGGCGCCTGACGAGCGATCCGGACGGACGAGGTGAGGCCGCCGACGAGCAGGATCGCCACGAGGACCACGTGGTCGTTGTCGGCTACGGGCACGCCGGCCGGCGCATTGTCAAGGTGCTTGCCGAGCGCCGCATTCCCTATGTGGTCGTCGAAATGAATCCCGAATCGGTGCGGGAAATGGAGGCGGAGGGCATTCCGGTCATTTTCGGGGACGCCTCCCGTCCCCATATCCTGGAAATCGCCGAGATCGAGAAGGCCAAGCTGTGCGTCCTGGTTACGAACGAGCCCAAGCTGTCTGCGCCGATCATCCGGCAGGCTCGCTACATGAATCCGACCCTGCAGATCATCTCCCGCACGCGCTACCTGTCTGACATGGAGTCGCTGCAGGCGGCAGGGGCGGACATCGTGGTGCCCGAAGAGATGGAAACCACGGTGCGCATTTTCTCTCATGTGCTGAGCGCATACATGATTCCGGCCGAAGAGATAGACCGGCAGATCCGCATGCTGAGGGCAGACGACTACGGCGTGATGCGCGGCAGCATTCAGGAGGCACATCTGATGGTGCTGCAGGGCCTGGATGAGGAGGGCATGCACACCCGTGCAGTGGCAGTTCGGGGCGGCGCCCCGGCGGTCGGACTGACGCTCATGGAACTCGCGCTCCGGCAGCGCTACGGCGTTACCGTGCTGGCCGTGCGCAGGGCCGGTCGCACCATCGCCAATCCGGCCGGCATCTTTGCCATCGATGAGGG
- a CDS encoding Xaa-Pro dipeptidyl-peptidase yields MMPFKPLAALCLILLLATSACAQDLTDPEFLSARPVFDDGQAQVVDAFADSDTWIREQLWVETEFDSDGDGTLDRVHVSVVRQAQTDLSDLRVPVIYGSSPYYSGTSNDYDNFWDVRHELGAEPPARTPLRTPQLRTRDGISNGYVEDWLPRGFAVVHSESPGTGLSQGCPTVGGLNESLAPKAVIDWLNGRAKGFTAPVGGDEVVADWTTGKVGMTGTSYNGTLPLAAATTGVAGLEAIIPVAPNTSYYHYYRSNGLVRHPGGYLGEDIDVLYDFIHSRDSDRREYCDATIRDGLYAENQDRVTGDYNDFWAGRDYLNVIDNVRAATLMAHAFNDWNVMPEHSVRIVEALKERGVPVQQYYHQGGHGGPPPMAMMNRWFTRYLYDVQNGVEQDPKAWIVRQGNDRLEPTPYEDYPNPEASPVSLYPNAGGQSIGTLTLTAPGAQGVESLIDNVSFDGQALARAEWTEHRLLYVTPELSQDAHISGTASITVKVAADKPAANLSIWLVSLPWTEGGRAKGGIITRGWADPQNTSLRESSPLVPGEYRELTFDLQPDDQVIPAGQQIGLMIMSSDRDYTLWPEPGTSLSVDLDATSLSLPVVGGMLSFKNPEGTN; encoded by the coding sequence ATGATGCCTTTCAAGCCCCTCGCTGCGTTGTGCCTGATTCTGCTGCTCGCGACGTCTGCCTGCGCACAGGATCTGACCGACCCAGAGTTTTTGAGCGCCCGCCCGGTATTTGACGATGGGCAGGCCCAGGTCGTCGACGCGTTCGCCGATTCGGATACCTGGATTCGGGAGCAACTCTGGGTAGAAACCGAGTTCGACTCGGACGGTGACGGCACGCTGGACCGGGTGCACGTATCGGTGGTCCGACAGGCCCAGACCGATCTGAGTGACCTGCGGGTGCCGGTGATCTACGGGTCGAGCCCCTACTACTCGGGCACCTCGAACGACTACGACAACTTCTGGGACGTGCGGCACGAGTTGGGCGCCGAGCCGCCGGCCCGCACGCCCCTGCGAACACCGCAGCTCCGCACGCGGGACGGGATTTCCAACGGGTACGTGGAGGACTGGCTGCCGCGCGGCTTTGCCGTCGTGCACTCCGAATCACCGGGCACCGGTCTGTCTCAGGGCTGCCCCACGGTCGGTGGATTGAACGAATCGCTCGCGCCCAAGGCGGTGATTGACTGGCTCAACGGTCGCGCGAAAGGCTTCACGGCGCCGGTTGGGGGCGATGAGGTGGTTGCCGATTGGACAACCGGAAAGGTGGGCATGACGGGTACGTCGTACAACGGCACGCTGCCTCTGGCGGCCGCCACAACCGGCGTGGCGGGCCTGGAAGCAATCATCCCGGTGGCACCCAACACCTCTTACTACCACTACTACCGGTCCAACGGCCTGGTACGGCACCCGGGAGGCTACCTCGGCGAGGACATCGACGTGCTCTACGACTTCATCCACAGCCGGGACTCGGACCGCCGTGAGTACTGCGACGCAACCATTCGGGACGGTCTGTACGCTGAGAACCAGGATCGGGTGACAGGGGACTACAATGACTTCTGGGCCGGCAGAGACTACCTGAACGTCATCGACAACGTGCGGGCCGCCACGCTCATGGCGCACGCGTTCAACGACTGGAACGTCATGCCCGAGCACAGTGTGCGCATTGTGGAGGCGCTCAAGGAGCGCGGCGTGCCGGTGCAGCAGTACTACCACCAGGGAGGCCACGGCGGCCCCCCGCCCATGGCCATGATGAACCGCTGGTTCACTCGCTATCTGTACGATGTGCAGAACGGCGTCGAGCAGGATCCGAAAGCGTGGATCGTGCGCCAGGGGAACGACCGTCTGGAGCCGACTCCCTACGAGGACTATCCCAATCCGGAGGCGTCCCCCGTTTCCCTCTACCCCAATGCGGGCGGCCAGAGCATCGGCACGCTGACCTTGACGGCTCCAGGGGCCCAGGGGGTCGAAAGCCTGATTGACAATGTGTCCTTCGATGGGCAGGCCCTGGCTCGCGCCGAGTGGACGGAGCACAGACTGCTGTATGTCACTCCGGAACTGTCACAGGACGCCCACATCTCCGGCACCGCGTCCATCACCGTCAAGGTGGCCGCAGACAAGCCAGCGGCCAACCTCTCGATCTGGCTGGTGTCGCTGCCGTGGACCGAGGGAGGCCGCGCCAAGGGAGGCATCATCACCCGTGGATGGGCTGACCCACAGAATACCTCGCTTCGGGAGAGCTCTCCGCTCGTGCCGGGTGAGTACCGGGAGCTGACGTTTGATCTCCAGCCGGATGACCAGGTGATTCCGGCCGGACAACAGATCGGTTTGATGATCATGTCCAGCGACCGCGACTATACGCTGTGGCCCGAGCCGGGCACGTCGCTCTCCGTCGATCTCGACGCAACGAGTTTGTCGCTTCCGGTTGTCGGCGGCATGCTTTCGTTCAAGAACCCGGAGGGCACCAACTGA
- a CDS encoding thioredoxin family protein, translating into MVAVTSTMLALGTQAPDFHLPDTNGDWHRMSQAVGAPTVVMFICNHCPFVKLVVDELAALARDYAARGVRFFAISSNDIEAYPQDGPEAMKAEAERRGYTFPYLLDESQDVAKSYMAACTPDFFLFDADHRLVYRGQLDDARPSNGVRPSGADLRAAVDAVLAGRSPSPDQKPAMGCNIKWKPGNHPNYFGA; encoded by the coding sequence ATGGTGGCCGTTACCTCTACCATGCTGGCGCTCGGGACCCAGGCGCCGGACTTCCATCTCCCGGATACCAACGGCGACTGGCATCGCATGTCCCAGGCTGTCGGAGCACCGACGGTGGTCATGTTCATCTGCAATCATTGTCCGTTCGTGAAGCTGGTGGTAGACGAACTGGCCGCACTCGCTCGCGACTACGCCGCCCGGGGCGTCAGATTCTTTGCCATCAGCAGCAACGACATCGAGGCCTACCCGCAGGACGGCCCGGAGGCCATGAAAGCCGAAGCCGAGCGGCGCGGCTACACGTTCCCATATTTGCTCGACGAATCGCAGGACGTAGCCAAGAGCTACATGGCAGCCTGCACGCCGGATTTCTTCCTGTTCGACGCGGACCACCGGCTGGTGTACCGGGGGCAGTTGGACGACGCCCGTCCATCCAACGGGGTTCGACCCTCGGGCGCCGACCTGCGGGCCGCAGTCGATGCCGTGTTGGCGGGCAGGAGCCCATCGCCCGATCAAAAACCGGCCATGGGCTGCAACATCAAGTGGAAACCGGGTAACCACCCGAACTACTTCGGAGCATGA